Proteins co-encoded in one Clarias gariepinus isolate MV-2021 ecotype Netherlands chromosome 13, CGAR_prim_01v2, whole genome shotgun sequence genomic window:
- the arhgef33 gene encoding rho guanine nucleotide exchange factor 33 isoform X4, with protein sequence MEKEKTADAETHIDDPDLHMVQLQALWAELKAGLRGVVQEISALQQSNSRLEEKVSECQRDTAEKILSLRNTLNTVQEDTGTALSQISELNMRQKELQIDMDLLQRTQHSRNFSNAEELMDGHTSPCSQTQLKLIQHYISSLPTNQRSAEDAGDFRTQPKDSLWQERRVSRDLTEQNIHDMSQRQVAALELLESERVYVSYLSLLLKANITYNGCENSNLKEKRLFPSSLRFLIQQHLELLHLLQERVLKSHWQGIMGDVFLRLTSKENDFLANYVSYLKELPECLSAASLFSKPGGLLEGDITGDETRPSLHTLLLQPVRRIPEYLRLLQSLLGQTESEHPDYYLLLVCVQHLRSFTTQYSNLLQHNQKLLTHSKTHSPGEHTRSLCTHQPGVCTPDRVTRTHKELSRSSVRQLHTVGYESSSNYSSTSALPDPAHNQSRKKATVRRYPNWETEPSRSHPDISFTSDSESRPKATPSQLHRIPETEGMGSALADAMGAFLPDGDVDVCCSSRSHSTDSSIDIAFVSCSPSLSPNHQSHSRGRSSGGGVYRPSHGCVSPDSASVMKPLQLSQRKSKSLNGLQLDSIDSRPHLARSPVHPRLVRQSSAKSRLKNSSPERHQETNTHTSAAELTQQLIKDPGPPIWEEFKWKDVPDDCDHTPLSERSRKEAKGFRSSFKKLFKKRSGGESKVEKAVEKPEGQKSNELESGRLNNRQHRSGDIDRGTAV encoded by the exons ATGGAGAAGGAAAAAACAGCAG ATGCAGAAACACACATCGATGATCCAGATCTGCACATGGTTCAG TTGCAGGCTCTGTGGGCGGAGCTTAAGGCAGGACTCCGGGGTGTGGTCCAGGAAATCTCCGCCTTACAGCAGAGCAACAGCCGCTTGGAGGAGAAAGTATCCGAGTGCCAGAGAGACACGGCCGAGAAAATCCTGTCTCTGAGAAATACGCTGAACACAGTGCAG GAAGACACAGGCACTGCTCTGTCTCAGATCTCTGAACTTAACATGAGACAAAAAGAGCTACAGATAGATATGGACTTACTGCAGAGGACACAACACAG TAGAAACTTCTCAAATGCGGAGGAGCTCATGGATGGCCACACCTCTCCCTGCAGCCAAACGCAACTGAAGCTCATTCAGCATTACATCAGCAGCCTGCCGACCAATCAGA GGTCTGCAGAGGATGCTGGTGATTTCAGGACTCAACCTAAAGATTCACTGTGGCAGGAAAGGAGAGTGAGCCGAGACCTGACAGAACAGAACATCCACGACATGA gtcAAAGGCAGGTAGCTGCTCTGGAGCTGTTGGAATcagagagagtgtatgtgtcatatctgtctctgctgctgaAGGCCAACATCACCTACAATGGCTGTGAAAACTCTAATCTCAAAGAAAaacg GCTGTTCCCATCTTCTTTACGGTTTCTGATCCAGCAGCACCTGGAGCTGTTGCACCTTCTGCAGGAACGTGTGCTCAAGAGTCACTGGCAAGGCATCATGGGAGATGTATTTCTGAGGCTTACCAGTAAAGAG AATGATTTTCTGGCCAACTATGTGTCCTATCTAAAAGAGCTGCCTGAGTGCCTTTCAGCTGCCAGTTTATTCTCAAAGCCTGGTGGCCTTCTagag GGTGATATCACAGGAGATGAGACACGTCCATCCCTACACACTCTGCTCCTCCAGCCAGTCCGGCGCATCCCAGAATACCTCAGACTCTTACAG AGCCTGTTGGGTCAGACAGAGTCTGAGCATCCCGATTATTATctgctgcttgtgtgtgtgcagcatcTACGGTCCTTCACCACCCAGTACAGTAACCTGCTCCAGCACAACCAAAAGCTcctcacacactcaaaaacacacaGTCCGGGAGAACATACACGCAGCCTGTGCACACACCAGCCCGGTGTGTGCACACCAGACCGggtgacacgcacacacaaggaACTAAGCAG ATCTTCTGTAAGGCAGCTGCATACAGTGGGTTATGAGAGTTCCTCAAATTACAGTAGCACAAGTGCACTGCC CGATCCAGCCCACAATCAGAGCCGAAAGAAAGCAACTGTCCGTCGATACCCTAACTGGGAAACAGAGCCCAGTCGTAGTCACCCAGACATTTCCTTCACATCTGACTCAGAATCTCGTCCCAAAGCCACACCCAGTCAACTCCACAGGATTCCAGAGACAGAAGGGATGGGGTCAGCTCTGGCCGACGCAATGGGTGCGTTCCTTCCAGATGGTGACGTAGACGTGTGCTGTTCAAGTCGTTCCCATTCTACTGACTCAAGCATTGACATTGCCTTTGTGAGCTGTAGCCCTTCCCTCAGTCCAAACCATCAATCCCATAGCAGAGGGCGGAGCAGTGGAGGTGGGGTTTACAGACCCAGCCATGGTTGCGTGTCACCTGATTCAGCCAGCGTGATGAAGCCTTTGCAGCTGAGCCAACGGAAGAGCAAGTCGCTGAACGGATTGCAGCTTGACAGCATCGACAGCCGGCCCCACCTGGCCAGAAGTCCGGTTCACCCCAGACTGGTGCGCCAGTCAAGCGCCAAATCAAGGCTGAAAAATAGCAGCCCAGAGAGGCAtcaagaaacaaacacacacactagtgctGCTGAGCTCACACAACAACTAATCAAG GATCCTGGACCTCCAATATGGGAGGAGTTTAAATGGAAGGATGTGCCTGATGACTGTGACCACACCCCACTGAGCGAGCGGAGCAGGAAGGAGGCCAAAGGATTCCGGAGCTCCTTCAAAAAACTCTTTAAAAAGAG GTCTGGTGGAGAGAGCAAGGTGGAGAAAGCTGTGGAGAAACCCGAAGGACAGAAGAGCAACGAGCTGGAATCTGGGAGGTTAAACAACAGACAACATCGATCTGGAGATATCGACAGAGGAACTGCGGTCTAA
- the arhgef33 gene encoding rho guanine nucleotide exchange factor 33 isoform X5, whose product MEKEKTADAETHIDDPDLHMVQLQALWAELKAGLRGVVQEISALQQSNSRLEEKVSECQRDTAEKILSLRNTLNTVQEDTGTALSQISELNMRQKELQIDMDLLQRTQHRNFSNAEELMDGHTSPCSQTQLKLIQHYISSLPTNQRSAEDAGDFRTQPKDSLWQERRVSRDLTEQNIHDMSQRQVAALELLESERVYVSYLSLLLKANITYNGCENSNLKEKRLFPSSLRFLIQQHLELLHLLQERVLKSHWQGIMGDVFLRLTSKENDFLANYVSYLKELPECLSAASLFSKPGGLLEGDITGDETRPSLHTLLLQPVRRIPEYLRLLQSLLGQTESEHPDYYLLLVCVQHLRSFTTQYSNLLQHNQKLLTHSKTHSPGEHTRSLCTHQPGVCTPDRVTRTHKELSRSSVRQLHTVGYESSSNYSSTSALPDPAHNQSRKKATVRRYPNWETEPSRSHPDISFTSDSESRPKATPSQLHRIPETEGMGSALADAMGAFLPDGDVDVCCSSRSHSTDSSIDIAFVSCSPSLSPNHQSHSRGRSSGGGVYRPSHGCVSPDSASVMKPLQLSQRKSKSLNGLQLDSIDSRPHLARSPVHPRLVRQSSAKSRLKNSSPERHQETNTHTSAAELTQQLIKDPGPPIWEEFKWKDVPDDCDHTPLSERSRKEAKGFRSSFKKLFKKRSGGESKVEKAVEKPEGQKSNELESGRLNNRQHRSGDIDRGTAV is encoded by the exons ATGGAGAAGGAAAAAACAGCAG ATGCAGAAACACACATCGATGATCCAGATCTGCACATGGTTCAG TTGCAGGCTCTGTGGGCGGAGCTTAAGGCAGGACTCCGGGGTGTGGTCCAGGAAATCTCCGCCTTACAGCAGAGCAACAGCCGCTTGGAGGAGAAAGTATCCGAGTGCCAGAGAGACACGGCCGAGAAAATCCTGTCTCTGAGAAATACGCTGAACACAGTGCAG GAAGACACAGGCACTGCTCTGTCTCAGATCTCTGAACTTAACATGAGACAAAAAGAGCTACAGATAGATATGGACTTACTGCAGAGGACACAACACAG AAACTTCTCAAATGCGGAGGAGCTCATGGATGGCCACACCTCTCCCTGCAGCCAAACGCAACTGAAGCTCATTCAGCATTACATCAGCAGCCTGCCGACCAATCAGA GGTCTGCAGAGGATGCTGGTGATTTCAGGACTCAACCTAAAGATTCACTGTGGCAGGAAAGGAGAGTGAGCCGAGACCTGACAGAACAGAACATCCACGACATGA gtcAAAGGCAGGTAGCTGCTCTGGAGCTGTTGGAATcagagagagtgtatgtgtcatatctgtctctgctgctgaAGGCCAACATCACCTACAATGGCTGTGAAAACTCTAATCTCAAAGAAAaacg GCTGTTCCCATCTTCTTTACGGTTTCTGATCCAGCAGCACCTGGAGCTGTTGCACCTTCTGCAGGAACGTGTGCTCAAGAGTCACTGGCAAGGCATCATGGGAGATGTATTTCTGAGGCTTACCAGTAAAGAG AATGATTTTCTGGCCAACTATGTGTCCTATCTAAAAGAGCTGCCTGAGTGCCTTTCAGCTGCCAGTTTATTCTCAAAGCCTGGTGGCCTTCTagag GGTGATATCACAGGAGATGAGACACGTCCATCCCTACACACTCTGCTCCTCCAGCCAGTCCGGCGCATCCCAGAATACCTCAGACTCTTACAG AGCCTGTTGGGTCAGACAGAGTCTGAGCATCCCGATTATTATctgctgcttgtgtgtgtgcagcatcTACGGTCCTTCACCACCCAGTACAGTAACCTGCTCCAGCACAACCAAAAGCTcctcacacactcaaaaacacacaGTCCGGGAGAACATACACGCAGCCTGTGCACACACCAGCCCGGTGTGTGCACACCAGACCGggtgacacgcacacacaaggaACTAAGCAG ATCTTCTGTAAGGCAGCTGCATACAGTGGGTTATGAGAGTTCCTCAAATTACAGTAGCACAAGTGCACTGCC CGATCCAGCCCACAATCAGAGCCGAAAGAAAGCAACTGTCCGTCGATACCCTAACTGGGAAACAGAGCCCAGTCGTAGTCACCCAGACATTTCCTTCACATCTGACTCAGAATCTCGTCCCAAAGCCACACCCAGTCAACTCCACAGGATTCCAGAGACAGAAGGGATGGGGTCAGCTCTGGCCGACGCAATGGGTGCGTTCCTTCCAGATGGTGACGTAGACGTGTGCTGTTCAAGTCGTTCCCATTCTACTGACTCAAGCATTGACATTGCCTTTGTGAGCTGTAGCCCTTCCCTCAGTCCAAACCATCAATCCCATAGCAGAGGGCGGAGCAGTGGAGGTGGGGTTTACAGACCCAGCCATGGTTGCGTGTCACCTGATTCAGCCAGCGTGATGAAGCCTTTGCAGCTGAGCCAACGGAAGAGCAAGTCGCTGAACGGATTGCAGCTTGACAGCATCGACAGCCGGCCCCACCTGGCCAGAAGTCCGGTTCACCCCAGACTGGTGCGCCAGTCAAGCGCCAAATCAAGGCTGAAAAATAGCAGCCCAGAGAGGCAtcaagaaacaaacacacacactagtgctGCTGAGCTCACACAACAACTAATCAAG GATCCTGGACCTCCAATATGGGAGGAGTTTAAATGGAAGGATGTGCCTGATGACTGTGACCACACCCCACTGAGCGAGCGGAGCAGGAAGGAGGCCAAAGGATTCCGGAGCTCCTTCAAAAAACTCTTTAAAAAGAG GTCTGGTGGAGAGAGCAAGGTGGAGAAAGCTGTGGAGAAACCCGAAGGACAGAAGAGCAACGAGCTGGAATCTGGGAGGTTAAACAACAGACAACATCGATCTGGAGATATCGACAGAGGAACTGCGGTCTAA
- the arhgef33 gene encoding rho guanine nucleotide exchange factor 33 isoform X3: protein MEKEKTADAETHIDDPDLHMVQALWAELKAGLRGVVQEISALQQSNSRLEEKVSECQRDTAEKILSLRNTLNTVQVQHTHSSLDSEEDTGTALSQISELNMRQKELQIDMDLLQRTQHSRNFSNAEELMDGHTSPCSQTQLKLIQHYISSLPTNQRSAEDAGDFRTQPKDSLWQERRVSRDLTEQNIHDMSQRQVAALELLESERVYVSYLSLLLKANITYNGCENSNLKEKRLFPSSLRFLIQQHLELLHLLQERVLKSHWQGIMGDVFLRLTSKENDFLANYVSYLKELPECLSAASLFSKPGGLLEGDITGDETRPSLHTLLLQPVRRIPEYLRLLQSLLGQTESEHPDYYLLLVCVQHLRSFTTQYSNLLQHNQKLLTHSKTHSPGEHTRSLCTHQPGVCTPDRVTRTHKELSRSSVRQLHTVGYESSSNYSSTSALPDPAHNQSRKKATVRRYPNWETEPSRSHPDISFTSDSESRPKATPSQLHRIPETEGMGSALADAMGAFLPDGDVDVCCSSRSHSTDSSIDIAFVSCSPSLSPNHQSHSRGRSSGGGVYRPSHGCVSPDSASVMKPLQLSQRKSKSLNGLQLDSIDSRPHLARSPVHPRLVRQSSAKSRLKNSSPERHQETNTHTSAAELTQQLIKDPGPPIWEEFKWKDVPDDCDHTPLSERSRKEAKGFRSSFKKLFKKRSGGESKVEKAVEKPEGQKSNELESGRLNNRQHRSGDIDRGTAV from the exons ATGGAGAAGGAAAAAACAGCAG ATGCAGAAACACACATCGATGATCCAGATCTGCACATGGTTCAG GCTCTGTGGGCGGAGCTTAAGGCAGGACTCCGGGGTGTGGTCCAGGAAATCTCCGCCTTACAGCAGAGCAACAGCCGCTTGGAGGAGAAAGTATCCGAGTGCCAGAGAGACACGGCCGAGAAAATCCTGTCTCTGAGAAATACGCTGAACACAGTGCAGGtgcaacacacacattcatctcTAGACAGTGAG GAAGACACAGGCACTGCTCTGTCTCAGATCTCTGAACTTAACATGAGACAAAAAGAGCTACAGATAGATATGGACTTACTGCAGAGGACACAACACAG TAGAAACTTCTCAAATGCGGAGGAGCTCATGGATGGCCACACCTCTCCCTGCAGCCAAACGCAACTGAAGCTCATTCAGCATTACATCAGCAGCCTGCCGACCAATCAGA GGTCTGCAGAGGATGCTGGTGATTTCAGGACTCAACCTAAAGATTCACTGTGGCAGGAAAGGAGAGTGAGCCGAGACCTGACAGAACAGAACATCCACGACATGA gtcAAAGGCAGGTAGCTGCTCTGGAGCTGTTGGAATcagagagagtgtatgtgtcatatctgtctctgctgctgaAGGCCAACATCACCTACAATGGCTGTGAAAACTCTAATCTCAAAGAAAaacg GCTGTTCCCATCTTCTTTACGGTTTCTGATCCAGCAGCACCTGGAGCTGTTGCACCTTCTGCAGGAACGTGTGCTCAAGAGTCACTGGCAAGGCATCATGGGAGATGTATTTCTGAGGCTTACCAGTAAAGAG AATGATTTTCTGGCCAACTATGTGTCCTATCTAAAAGAGCTGCCTGAGTGCCTTTCAGCTGCCAGTTTATTCTCAAAGCCTGGTGGCCTTCTagag GGTGATATCACAGGAGATGAGACACGTCCATCCCTACACACTCTGCTCCTCCAGCCAGTCCGGCGCATCCCAGAATACCTCAGACTCTTACAG AGCCTGTTGGGTCAGACAGAGTCTGAGCATCCCGATTATTATctgctgcttgtgtgtgtgcagcatcTACGGTCCTTCACCACCCAGTACAGTAACCTGCTCCAGCACAACCAAAAGCTcctcacacactcaaaaacacacaGTCCGGGAGAACATACACGCAGCCTGTGCACACACCAGCCCGGTGTGTGCACACCAGACCGggtgacacgcacacacaaggaACTAAGCAG ATCTTCTGTAAGGCAGCTGCATACAGTGGGTTATGAGAGTTCCTCAAATTACAGTAGCACAAGTGCACTGCC CGATCCAGCCCACAATCAGAGCCGAAAGAAAGCAACTGTCCGTCGATACCCTAACTGGGAAACAGAGCCCAGTCGTAGTCACCCAGACATTTCCTTCACATCTGACTCAGAATCTCGTCCCAAAGCCACACCCAGTCAACTCCACAGGATTCCAGAGACAGAAGGGATGGGGTCAGCTCTGGCCGACGCAATGGGTGCGTTCCTTCCAGATGGTGACGTAGACGTGTGCTGTTCAAGTCGTTCCCATTCTACTGACTCAAGCATTGACATTGCCTTTGTGAGCTGTAGCCCTTCCCTCAGTCCAAACCATCAATCCCATAGCAGAGGGCGGAGCAGTGGAGGTGGGGTTTACAGACCCAGCCATGGTTGCGTGTCACCTGATTCAGCCAGCGTGATGAAGCCTTTGCAGCTGAGCCAACGGAAGAGCAAGTCGCTGAACGGATTGCAGCTTGACAGCATCGACAGCCGGCCCCACCTGGCCAGAAGTCCGGTTCACCCCAGACTGGTGCGCCAGTCAAGCGCCAAATCAAGGCTGAAAAATAGCAGCCCAGAGAGGCAtcaagaaacaaacacacacactagtgctGCTGAGCTCACACAACAACTAATCAAG GATCCTGGACCTCCAATATGGGAGGAGTTTAAATGGAAGGATGTGCCTGATGACTGTGACCACACCCCACTGAGCGAGCGGAGCAGGAAGGAGGCCAAAGGATTCCGGAGCTCCTTCAAAAAACTCTTTAAAAAGAG GTCTGGTGGAGAGAGCAAGGTGGAGAAAGCTGTGGAGAAACCCGAAGGACAGAAGAGCAACGAGCTGGAATCTGGGAGGTTAAACAACAGACAACATCGATCTGGAGATATCGACAGAGGAACTGCGGTCTAA
- the arhgef33 gene encoding rho guanine nucleotide exchange factor 33 isoform X2, with amino-acid sequence MEKEKTADAETHIDDPDLHMVQLQALWAELKAGLRGVVQEISALQQSNSRLEEKVSECQRDTAEKILSLRNTLNTVQVQHTHSSLDSEEDTGTALSQISELNMRQKELQIDMDLLQRTQHRNFSNAEELMDGHTSPCSQTQLKLIQHYISSLPTNQRSAEDAGDFRTQPKDSLWQERRVSRDLTEQNIHDMSQRQVAALELLESERVYVSYLSLLLKANITYNGCENSNLKEKRLFPSSLRFLIQQHLELLHLLQERVLKSHWQGIMGDVFLRLTSKENDFLANYVSYLKELPECLSAASLFSKPGGLLEGDITGDETRPSLHTLLLQPVRRIPEYLRLLQSLLGQTESEHPDYYLLLVCVQHLRSFTTQYSNLLQHNQKLLTHSKTHSPGEHTRSLCTHQPGVCTPDRVTRTHKELSRSSVRQLHTVGYESSSNYSSTSALPDPAHNQSRKKATVRRYPNWETEPSRSHPDISFTSDSESRPKATPSQLHRIPETEGMGSALADAMGAFLPDGDVDVCCSSRSHSTDSSIDIAFVSCSPSLSPNHQSHSRGRSSGGGVYRPSHGCVSPDSASVMKPLQLSQRKSKSLNGLQLDSIDSRPHLARSPVHPRLVRQSSAKSRLKNSSPERHQETNTHTSAAELTQQLIKDPGPPIWEEFKWKDVPDDCDHTPLSERSRKEAKGFRSSFKKLFKKRSGGESKVEKAVEKPEGQKSNELESGRLNNRQHRSGDIDRGTAV; translated from the exons ATGGAGAAGGAAAAAACAGCAG ATGCAGAAACACACATCGATGATCCAGATCTGCACATGGTTCAG TTGCAGGCTCTGTGGGCGGAGCTTAAGGCAGGACTCCGGGGTGTGGTCCAGGAAATCTCCGCCTTACAGCAGAGCAACAGCCGCTTGGAGGAGAAAGTATCCGAGTGCCAGAGAGACACGGCCGAGAAAATCCTGTCTCTGAGAAATACGCTGAACACAGTGCAGGtgcaacacacacattcatctcTAGACAGTGAG GAAGACACAGGCACTGCTCTGTCTCAGATCTCTGAACTTAACATGAGACAAAAAGAGCTACAGATAGATATGGACTTACTGCAGAGGACACAACACAG AAACTTCTCAAATGCGGAGGAGCTCATGGATGGCCACACCTCTCCCTGCAGCCAAACGCAACTGAAGCTCATTCAGCATTACATCAGCAGCCTGCCGACCAATCAGA GGTCTGCAGAGGATGCTGGTGATTTCAGGACTCAACCTAAAGATTCACTGTGGCAGGAAAGGAGAGTGAGCCGAGACCTGACAGAACAGAACATCCACGACATGA gtcAAAGGCAGGTAGCTGCTCTGGAGCTGTTGGAATcagagagagtgtatgtgtcatatctgtctctgctgctgaAGGCCAACATCACCTACAATGGCTGTGAAAACTCTAATCTCAAAGAAAaacg GCTGTTCCCATCTTCTTTACGGTTTCTGATCCAGCAGCACCTGGAGCTGTTGCACCTTCTGCAGGAACGTGTGCTCAAGAGTCACTGGCAAGGCATCATGGGAGATGTATTTCTGAGGCTTACCAGTAAAGAG AATGATTTTCTGGCCAACTATGTGTCCTATCTAAAAGAGCTGCCTGAGTGCCTTTCAGCTGCCAGTTTATTCTCAAAGCCTGGTGGCCTTCTagag GGTGATATCACAGGAGATGAGACACGTCCATCCCTACACACTCTGCTCCTCCAGCCAGTCCGGCGCATCCCAGAATACCTCAGACTCTTACAG AGCCTGTTGGGTCAGACAGAGTCTGAGCATCCCGATTATTATctgctgcttgtgtgtgtgcagcatcTACGGTCCTTCACCACCCAGTACAGTAACCTGCTCCAGCACAACCAAAAGCTcctcacacactcaaaaacacacaGTCCGGGAGAACATACACGCAGCCTGTGCACACACCAGCCCGGTGTGTGCACACCAGACCGggtgacacgcacacacaaggaACTAAGCAG ATCTTCTGTAAGGCAGCTGCATACAGTGGGTTATGAGAGTTCCTCAAATTACAGTAGCACAAGTGCACTGCC CGATCCAGCCCACAATCAGAGCCGAAAGAAAGCAACTGTCCGTCGATACCCTAACTGGGAAACAGAGCCCAGTCGTAGTCACCCAGACATTTCCTTCACATCTGACTCAGAATCTCGTCCCAAAGCCACACCCAGTCAACTCCACAGGATTCCAGAGACAGAAGGGATGGGGTCAGCTCTGGCCGACGCAATGGGTGCGTTCCTTCCAGATGGTGACGTAGACGTGTGCTGTTCAAGTCGTTCCCATTCTACTGACTCAAGCATTGACATTGCCTTTGTGAGCTGTAGCCCTTCCCTCAGTCCAAACCATCAATCCCATAGCAGAGGGCGGAGCAGTGGAGGTGGGGTTTACAGACCCAGCCATGGTTGCGTGTCACCTGATTCAGCCAGCGTGATGAAGCCTTTGCAGCTGAGCCAACGGAAGAGCAAGTCGCTGAACGGATTGCAGCTTGACAGCATCGACAGCCGGCCCCACCTGGCCAGAAGTCCGGTTCACCCCAGACTGGTGCGCCAGTCAAGCGCCAAATCAAGGCTGAAAAATAGCAGCCCAGAGAGGCAtcaagaaacaaacacacacactagtgctGCTGAGCTCACACAACAACTAATCAAG GATCCTGGACCTCCAATATGGGAGGAGTTTAAATGGAAGGATGTGCCTGATGACTGTGACCACACCCCACTGAGCGAGCGGAGCAGGAAGGAGGCCAAAGGATTCCGGAGCTCCTTCAAAAAACTCTTTAAAAAGAG GTCTGGTGGAGAGAGCAAGGTGGAGAAAGCTGTGGAGAAACCCGAAGGACAGAAGAGCAACGAGCTGGAATCTGGGAGGTTAAACAACAGACAACATCGATCTGGAGATATCGACAGAGGAACTGCGGTCTAA